In the Nitratiruptor sp. YY09-18 genome, TCAGGAGGTTTTTGCATGTAAAAAACCATGTGTAGCTTTGGTGGTAGGTGGACCAAATAGAATATTTTCGATGGATACCGATACAATCAAAAATATTGTCAACTTTATACAAAAGAGATTCCCGCATCATACAAAGGCATTGACCACATCGCCACGAACACCGCAAGAGATTGAAGAGTATCTGTCGCAAATTGATTTTGATTATAAGCTTATCTATTCGCAAAATCTGCTCAATCCTATAGGTGATTTTCTGGCTTGTTGTGAATATGTTTTTATCACAATCGATTCTACTTCTATGATTAGTGAAGCGGTGAGCAGTGGAAAAGCTTGTATAGAGGTGGTGCCATTGCCAGCTAAAAAAGCAAATAAATATGCGAAAATGGTAAAAATACTAGCACTAGAGGGATATGTACACATCTTTGATGGAAAGTTGGGAAAAGCTTGTAAAAAGATTGATCTGAGGAAATATCTATGAGGATTGTGCAGCTTCTACCAGAGCTCAATCAAGGTGGAGTTGAAAGAGGTGTGGTTGAATTGAGTCGTGAGCTTGTCAGGCGAGGGCACGAAAGTATTGTGATAAGCGCAGGTGGAAAACTGGTCAAACAGATTGAGGCTGATGGAGGAAGACATATACAGTTTGATGTAGCTAGCAAAAATATCTTCACCGTACCTTCTCGCATTGCAAAACTAAGAAAGATTTTTGCAAAAATCCAGCCAGATATCATTCATGTACGAAGTCGTGTTCCAGCATGGCTTAGTTTTTTTGCCAAAAATGCTCCATTTGTCACTACTGTGCATGGATTTAATAGCATCAATTTCTATAGCAAAATCATGACAAGAGGTGACCGCGTCATTTGCGTTAGCAATCCAGTCAAAGAGTATGTTGTAGAGCACTACAAAGTAGATGAGCAAAAGATTCGAGTCATTCATAGGGGTATCGATCTGGAACTTTTTAATCCTGCAAGTCTTGATAGAGAATTCATGGAAAAATTTAGCGCTAAATTTGATCTCGCTGGAAAATTTGTCATAACAACTGTTGGACGTATTACACAACTTAAAGATTATGAGACATTCATCGAAGCAGTAACAATTTTGCGTAAAAAAAGAAAAGATTTAAAAGCTCTCATTGTAGGAGGCGTGCATAAAGATAAGCAAGACTACTTTGCTTCTTTGCAGCAGTTGGTTGCACAAAAGGGCTTGGAAAAAATGATAGAGTTTTGCGGGTCGCAGAGTAAAATAGCAGAAATTTATGCGCTCAGTGATGTAGTAGTGAGTAGTTCCAAAAAACCTGAGAGTTTTGGTAGAAGCATTGCTGAAGCGATGGCTATGAATACTCCTGTGGTAGCACCTGCACATGGAGGTGCACTCGATATTTGCAAAGATGGCTATGGTGCGCTTTTTCTTCCAAGTGATGCACAAGACTTGGCACAAAAAATTGAGCAGGTAGAGCCAAAAGAGGGTATGCGCGACTATATCGCTCGCAATTTTTCTCTGCATCAGATGGTAGAGAAGACATTGGAAGTCTATAAGGAGCTTTGTTGAAGATTTTGCAGTTTATTGCAAGTTCTAAGTATGTAGGGGCTGAGAGGAGTTTTGTGGAGCTATGTAATGAGCTTGCAAAGCAAGAAGAGATAGTAGCTTTAGTGGTGAGAGGGTGCGAGTACAAAGAGAGGTTTTTTCCAAAAGTCGAAGTAATTGAACTGCATTCCAATCCCTCCAGATACAATCCATTTCTCTATCTAGAGATTGCAAAAATTATCAAAAAATTGCAGCCAGATATTGTCCATGCTCATTCTGCAAAAGCAACGCAGATTCTCTATCGATTGTGGAGATTTATGAAGTTTGCATTTGTAGCGACAAAAAGGAATACGAGAAAAGATAAGATCTTTCATAAAGTTCCATATCCTGTGACTGTCTCTAAGCAGGCCGCAAAGATTGTAGATAATCCCAATACTACAGTTATTTATGATGGCATAATACCTCATGAAGTTGCATGCAACAAAGAAGATATTTTTACTATACTCGCTATTGGAGCACTGCGACCAGTAAAGTGCTTTGACGATCTTATTGAGAGTGTAAGAGATCTTGATTTTCCATTCAAGCTTTGGATTGTTGGAGAGGGAGAAGAGAGAGAAAAATTAGAAAATCTCATCCAAAAATATGATCTTCAAGGAAAAGTAGAGCTTTTGGGATATAGAGAAGATACACCATGTTTGCAAAAACGTGCACATCTGCAAATCATTAACTCTGAGCGAGAGGGATTTGCAAGAGTATTGAAAGAGGGGCTATTTTATAGTGATGTAGTTATATCAACACCAGTGAGTGGATCGGTGGAGATATTGAGCAAAAAACTACTCTTTGCACATGGAGAAGCTGCTCAAAAGATTCAAGATATATATAACAATTATGAAGAGTATAAAAAAGAGTTTGCAAAAATTAAAGAGATGTATGCAAAAGATTTTTTGCTGCAAAAGAGTGCACAAAAATATCTCAATCTCTATAAGAGAGTACTGAGCAAGAAAGGCTAGTGCACATTTGCAAAAGGTGAAGGTTTAGAGCGGTATGAGAAGTAGATTTTTATAGATTTATAGAGATTAAAACTCATAATGAGAAGTTGCGTTGCAAAAAGTATAGCTGCACCATGCAGATCAATAAAGAGAAAGAGTAAAAAGTTTATATGCAAAAAGAGCTGCACAAATGCAGCTCTTTCATCTACCATCTCCTTCATTGTTGGCATATCAAAAAAACCGCGGCTACTGATATGAAACCAGCTCAGAAACGGAATAATTTTATAAAGCATGGCAAAGATTATTGAGCTAGCAAATCCAAAAAGATAGAATATTACCCCTTTTTCACTATCAAAAAGAGTGATCAATGGCAAAAGGAGAAGTGATACAAACCCGATATACCAATACGCGATACTTGGCTCTTGGATAGCGCGTTTGCGGTTTTTGATATTTTTGATCATCAGAAGTGCATAGAAAGCATAAGGAAGAGTAGTAATGAAAAGCATAGGTATGAAGAGTTT is a window encoding:
- a CDS encoding glycosyltransferase, whose amino-acid sequence is MKILQFIASSKYVGAERSFVELCNELAKQEEIVALVVRGCEYKERFFPKVEVIELHSNPSRYNPFLYLEIAKIIKKLQPDIVHAHSAKATQILYRLWRFMKFAFVATKRNTRKDKIFHKVPYPVTVSKQAAKIVDNPNTTVIYDGIIPHEVACNKEDIFTILAIGALRPVKCFDDLIESVRDLDFPFKLWIVGEGEEREKLENLIQKYDLQGKVELLGYREDTPCLQKRAHLQIINSEREGFARVLKEGLFYSDVVISTPVSGSVEILSKKLLFAHGEAAQKIQDIYNNYEEYKKEFAKIKEMYAKDFLLQKSAQKYLNLYKRVLSKKG
- a CDS encoding glycosyltransferase family 4 protein, with the protein product MRIVQLLPELNQGGVERGVVELSRELVRRGHESIVISAGGKLVKQIEADGGRHIQFDVASKNIFTVPSRIAKLRKIFAKIQPDIIHVRSRVPAWLSFFAKNAPFVTTVHGFNSINFYSKIMTRGDRVICVSNPVKEYVVEHYKVDEQKIRVIHRGIDLELFNPASLDREFMEKFSAKFDLAGKFVITTVGRITQLKDYETFIEAVTILRKKRKDLKALIVGGVHKDKQDYFASLQQLVAQKGLEKMIEFCGSQSKIAEIYALSDVVVSSSKKPESFGRSIAEAMAMNTPVVAPAHGGALDICKDGYGALFLPSDAQDLAQKIEQVEPKEGMRDYIARNFSLHQMVEKTLEVYKELC
- a CDS encoding ELM1/GtrOC1 family putative glycosyltransferase, which produces MKILILSDGKKGHENQAIAYAKLKNATYVIKQIRFKSRFAKALSYLLDWLRIYTDKLFDGFAIECDFDEVVGAGSGVYYALKVAAKKCKKDAIALMQPKGYRKNFTKIYAPWHDGGDVPINFSFSQSQEVFACKKPCVALVVGGPNRIFSMDTDTIKNIVNFIQKRFPHHTKALTTSPRTPQEIEEYLSQIDFDYKLIYSQNLLNPIGDFLACCEYVFITIDSTSMISEAVSSGKACIEVVPLPAKKANKYAKMVKILALEGYVHIFDGKLGKACKKIDLRKYL